Proteins encoded within one genomic window of Bacillus thuringiensis:
- the acpS gene encoding holo-ACP synthase, whose translation MIVGIGIDIIELNRIEKMIDGKLKFMERILTESERNVAKELKGSRLTEFVAGRFAAKEAYSKAVGTGIGKEVSFLDIEVKNDGRGKPILITSTEHIVHLSISHSKEFAVAQVVLESSSR comes from the coding sequence ATGATTGTAGGGATTGGAATCGATATTATTGAATTAAATCGAATTGAAAAAATGATAGATGGAAAGCTGAAATTTATGGAACGTATTTTAACTGAAAGTGAGCGGAATGTCGCTAAGGAGCTGAAGGGAAGTCGCCTTACGGAGTTTGTGGCTGGAAGATTTGCAGCGAAAGAGGCGTATTCAAAGGCGGTAGGAACTGGCATTGGGAAAGAAGTGAGTTTTTTAGATATCGAGGTAAAAAATGATGGTAGAGGTAAACCGATCCTTATTACAAGTACAGAGCATATTGTTCATTTATCAATTAGTCATAGTAAGGAATTTGCTGTTGCTCAAGTTGTTTTAGAAAGCTCGTCACGCTAG
- a CDS encoding LolA family protein — protein sequence MEKKQDDVVRDLEAKVKGMKSYQAEAKLSIKTGNEPQEYKVEIWHKEPSFYRVNLQNAKKDQSQIILRNEEGVFVLTPALNKSFRFQSDWPQNSSQAYLYESLVRDILQDKKNLTFEKTDKYYIFKTKTNYQHQNMLPRQEITLKKSDLTPVSVKLMDNDQNVLVKVDFSKVKFDAKFDKGAFDTKQNMSRAQVDVQTTAKEDKPFAILYPRDTPQGMTLKDEKELKTDSGKRAILTYTGSKKSFTLIQEKAKIAEASSAISVSGELVDLGFTIGALTKDSLTWSHNGVEYMLVSKGLEPKELLMVARSVTEKQVK from the coding sequence ATGGAAAAGAAACAAGATGATGTTGTGAGAGATTTAGAGGCGAAAGTAAAAGGGATGAAAAGTTATCAAGCTGAAGCAAAATTATCTATTAAAACAGGGAATGAGCCTCAGGAGTATAAGGTAGAAATATGGCATAAGGAACCTTCATTTTATCGTGTGAATTTGCAGAATGCGAAAAAGGATCAGAGCCAAATTATTTTAAGAAATGAAGAAGGTGTATTTGTATTAACGCCAGCGCTTAATAAGAGTTTCCGTTTCCAAAGTGATTGGCCACAAAATAGTAGCCAGGCTTATTTATATGAATCCCTTGTGAGAGATATTTTGCAGGATAAGAAAAACCTTACTTTTGAAAAAACAGATAAGTATTATATTTTTAAAACAAAAACAAACTATCAGCATCAAAACATGTTGCCGAGACAAGAGATTACATTGAAGAAAAGTGATTTAACACCAGTTTCAGTGAAGTTAATGGATAATGATCAAAATGTTCTAGTGAAGGTAGATTTCTCTAAAGTTAAATTCGATGCGAAATTTGATAAAGGTGCATTTGATACGAAACAAAATATGTCTAGAGCGCAAGTAGATGTTCAAACAACGGCAAAAGAAGACAAACCATTTGCTATTTTGTATCCACGTGATACGCCGCAAGGTATGACTTTGAAAGACGAAAAAGAGTTGAAGACAGACAGTGGCAAGCGTGCGATACTCACATACACTGGAAGTAAGAAATCCTTTACTTTAATACAAGAAAAGGCAAAAATTGCAGAGGCTTCGTCAGCGATAAGTGTAAGCGGAGAATTGGTTGATCTTGGATTCACTATTGGAGCGTTGACGAAAGACTCTTTAACGTGGTCGCATAACGGAGTAGAATATATGCTCGTGTCTAAAGGTTTAGAGCCGAAGGAGCTATTAATGGTTGCTCGTTCAGTTACAGAGAAGCAGGTGAAGTAA
- the alr gene encoding alanine racemase yields MEEAPFYRDTWVEVDLDAIYNNITHIKNFIPSDVEIFAVVKANAYGHDYVPVAKTALEAGATRLAVAFLDEALVLRRAGITVPILVLGPSPPRDVNVAAENDVALTVYQKEWVDEAIKLWDGSSTMKYHINFDSGMGRIGIRERKELKGFLKSLEGALFLELEGVYTHFATADEVETSYFDKQYNTFLQQLSWLKEFGVDPKFVHTANSAATLRFQGITFNAVRIGIAMYGLSPSVEIRPFLPFKLEPALSLHTKVAHIKQVIKGDGISYNVTYRTKTEEWIATVAIGYADGWLRRLQGFEVLVNGKRVPIVGRVTMDQFMIHLPCEVPLGTKVTLIGRQGDEYISATEVAEYSGTINYEIIATISFRVPRIFIRHGKVVEVINYLNNI; encoded by the coding sequence ATGGAAGAAGCACCATTTTACCGTGACACTTGGGTGGAAGTGGATTTAGATGCGATCTATAACAATATTACACACATTAAAAATTTCATTCCAAGTGATGTAGAGATTTTTGCTGTAGTTAAAGCTAATGCATATGGACACGATTATGTACCGGTAGCAAAAACGGCATTAGAAGCAGGGGCGACAAGGTTAGCGGTTGCCTTTTTAGATGAAGCTTTAGTGCTTCGAAGGGCTGGTATTACTGTACCAATTTTAGTGTTAGGTCCTTCCCCCCCTCGTGATGTCAATGTAGCTGCTGAAAATGATGTAGCATTAACTGTTTATCAAAAAGAATGGGTGGATGAAGCGATCAAGCTTTGGGATGGTTCGTCTACGATGAAATACCATATTAATTTCGATAGTGGTATGGGGAGAATTGGAATACGCGAACGCAAAGAATTAAAAGGATTTTTAAAGAGCTTAGAAGGTGCACTATTCTTAGAATTAGAAGGAGTTTATACGCATTTTGCAACAGCAGATGAGGTGGAGACTTCTTACTTTGATAAGCAATATAACACGTTTTTGCAGCAGTTAAGTTGGTTGAAAGAATTCGGAGTGGATCCTAAGTTTGTCCATACAGCTAATAGTGCTGCAACGCTACGTTTTCAAGGAATTACATTTAATGCAGTACGAATTGGCATTGCGATGTATGGGTTATCCCCGTCTGTAGAAATACGCCCCTTTTTACCGTTTAAATTAGAACCAGCGTTATCACTGCATACGAAGGTTGCTCATATTAAACAGGTGATTAAAGGGGATGGGATTAGTTATAACGTCACGTACCGAACGAAAACCGAAGAATGGATTGCAACCGTTGCAATTGGATATGCAGATGGGTGGCTTAGAAGATTACAAGGATTTGAAGTGCTTGTAAATGGTAAAAGGGTACCGATTGTAGGTCGAGTAACAATGGATCAATTCATGATACACCTTCCTTGTGAAGTGCCGCTTGGTACGAAAGTTACACTCATTGGAAGACAAGGTGATGAGTATATTAGTGCTACTGAGGTTGCTGAATATTCCGGGACTATTAATTATGAAATTATTGCAACGATAAGCTTCCGGGTGCCGAGAATATTTATACGGCACGGTAAGGTTGTAGAAGTAATCAATTATTTGAACAATATATAG
- a CDS encoding antitoxin EndoAI, whose translation MSESSVTTEIVVRLPKQMVTELDGIGKQENKNRHELICQATQLLLRQHKTKKRYQHESMRRGYIEMGKINLGIASEAFLAEYEAAHTVERLVSGG comes from the coding sequence GTGTCCGAATCAAGTGTAACTACTGAAATCGTGGTTCGGTTGCCAAAGCAAATGGTAACGGAATTGGACGGAATTGGAAAACAAGAGAATAAGAATCGCCATGAACTAATTTGCCAGGCAACACAACTGTTATTGCGTCAACATAAGACGAAGAAACGCTACCAACATGAATCAATGCGACGTGGGTACATTGAAATGGGAAAAATTAATCTTGGTATTGCATCTGAAGCTTTCTTAGCAGAGTATGAAGCAGCTCATACAGTAGAACGCTTAGTTAGCGGGGGGTAA
- the ndoA gene encoding type II toxin-antitoxin system endoribonuclease NdoA, translating into MIVKRGDVYFADLSPVVGSEQGGVRPVLVIQNDIGNRFSPTVIVAAITAQIQKAKLPTHVEIDAKKYGFERDSVILLEQIRTIDKQRLTDKITHLDEVMMIRVDEALQISLGLIDF; encoded by the coding sequence TTGATTGTAAAACGCGGCGACGTGTATTTTGCAGACCTTTCCCCAGTTGTTGGTTCTGAGCAAGGAGGCGTTCGTCCGGTTCTTGTCATTCAAAATGACATCGGAAATCGTTTTAGTCCAACGGTGATTGTAGCGGCTATTACTGCACAGATTCAAAAAGCGAAATTACCCACTCATGTGGAAATTGATGCGAAAAAGTACGGTTTTGAGAGAGATTCTGTTATTTTACTTGAGCAGATTCGAACAATCGATAAGCAGCGCTTAACGGACAAAATCACTCACTTAGATGAAGTGATGATGATTCGTGTAGATGAAGCGCTACAAATTAGTTTAGGACTAATAGATTTTTAA
- a CDS encoding Tex family protein, with protein sequence MEMVDNRQALMKMLVKELGFTEKQVRHVIQLTEEGNTVPFIARYRKEWTGSLDEVQIRTILERWQYMMQLEDRKEEVLRLIDEKGKLTGELRQQIVKATKLQEVEDLYRPYKEKRRTKATIAKEKGLEPLAEWLLLYKKEDPNQKAMEFINAEKEVQSVEEALQGAQDIIAEIVSDEAAYRSWIRNTTFRKGIMSSSVKDKEKDEKNIYEMYYSYEEPLQKVVPHRVLAMNRGEKEDILRVSVVPPVDEIVTFLYKKVIRDNDSKSAHHVQLAIEDGYKRLIQSSIEREIRKELTETAEEQAIHIFSENLRNLLLQPPMKGKVVLAVDPAYRTGCKLAAVDDTGKVLYIDVIYPHPPVRKYEDAKTKVLSIIDKYQVEMIAIGNGTASRETEEFIVDVLQNVKREVFYIIVNEAGASVYSASDLAREEFPNLQVEERSAVSIGRRLQDPLAELVKIDPKSVGVGQYQHDVSQKRLNESLTFVVETAVNQVGVNVNTASVALLQYVSGLSKTVAKNIVAKREEEGKFTKRTDLKKIPRLGAKTYEQCVGFLRILEGANSLDRTGIHPEQYKNVELLLKSLGLSKDDVGQPQLQKSLEEVEISKLSQETGIGEPTLVDIIDALISPERDMRDELPKPLLKKGILKLEDLKRGMELEGTVRNVVDFGAFVDVGVKQDGLVHISKLSTQYVKHPLDIVSVGQIVKVWVDDIDTKKGRVALSMLPIE encoded by the coding sequence ATGGAAATGGTAGATAATCGACAAGCGTTAATGAAAATGTTAGTGAAGGAATTAGGCTTTACCGAAAAGCAAGTTCGTCATGTTATTCAATTAACAGAAGAAGGTAACACAGTTCCATTTATTGCTCGTTACCGAAAAGAATGGACAGGCTCTTTAGATGAAGTGCAAATTCGTACAATTTTAGAGAGATGGCAATATATGATGCAGCTTGAAGATAGGAAAGAAGAGGTTCTGCGTCTTATTGATGAGAAGGGGAAACTGACAGGAGAATTACGTCAGCAAATTGTGAAAGCTACAAAGTTGCAAGAAGTAGAAGATTTATATCGTCCATATAAAGAGAAAAGAAGAACGAAAGCAACGATTGCAAAAGAAAAGGGATTAGAGCCATTAGCTGAATGGTTATTGTTATATAAGAAAGAAGATCCAAATCAGAAGGCAATGGAGTTTATTAATGCAGAGAAAGAAGTGCAATCTGTAGAAGAAGCATTACAAGGTGCCCAAGACATTATTGCAGAAATTGTTTCGGATGAAGCGGCATATCGTAGTTGGATTCGCAATACAACTTTCCGAAAAGGAATTATGTCTTCATCTGTAAAAGATAAAGAGAAAGATGAAAAGAATATATATGAAATGTATTACAGCTATGAAGAGCCTTTACAGAAAGTAGTGCCACATCGTGTATTAGCGATGAATCGTGGTGAGAAAGAAGATATATTAAGAGTTTCTGTTGTTCCGCCAGTAGATGAGATAGTAACGTTCTTATATAAGAAGGTCATTCGTGATAACGATTCTAAAAGTGCACATCATGTACAGTTAGCGATTGAAGATGGCTATAAGCGATTAATTCAATCCTCTATTGAAAGAGAAATCCGAAAAGAATTAACAGAAACAGCTGAGGAACAAGCGATACATATTTTCTCTGAGAATTTGCGTAACTTATTATTACAACCTCCTATGAAAGGGAAAGTAGTGTTAGCTGTAGACCCTGCATATAGAACAGGTTGTAAGTTAGCTGCAGTGGATGACACGGGGAAAGTTCTATATATTGATGTTATTTATCCGCATCCACCAGTTCGTAAATATGAAGATGCAAAAACGAAAGTTCTTTCTATTATAGATAAATATCAAGTTGAAATGATTGCAATTGGGAATGGTACAGCTTCTAGAGAAACGGAAGAATTTATAGTTGATGTATTACAAAATGTGAAACGAGAAGTCTTCTATATTATTGTGAACGAAGCTGGTGCGAGTGTATATTCAGCTTCGGATTTAGCTCGTGAGGAATTTCCGAATTTACAGGTTGAAGAAAGAAGTGCTGTTTCTATTGGAAGGCGTCTGCAAGATCCACTTGCTGAACTTGTGAAAATTGATCCTAAATCAGTTGGGGTTGGACAATACCAACATGATGTATCTCAAAAGAGGTTGAATGAATCATTAACATTTGTAGTAGAGACGGCAGTTAACCAAGTCGGTGTGAATGTAAATACAGCTTCAGTTGCGTTATTGCAATATGTTTCAGGTTTATCGAAAACTGTTGCGAAAAATATTGTGGCAAAGCGCGAAGAAGAGGGGAAATTTACAAAACGAACAGACTTAAAGAAAATACCTCGTCTAGGTGCGAAGACATATGAACAATGTGTAGGTTTCTTACGTATATTAGAAGGGGCAAATTCGTTAGACCGAACGGGGATTCATCCAGAACAATATAAAAATGTTGAATTGTTATTGAAGAGTCTAGGACTATCAAAGGATGACGTAGGGCAACCACAGTTACAAAAGAGCTTAGAAGAAGTAGAGATTTCTAAGTTGTCCCAAGAAACGGGGATTGGGGAACCGACATTAGTCGATATTATAGATGCACTTATTAGTCCAGAGCGAGACATGAGGGATGAGTTGCCTAAACCACTTCTGAAAAAAGGGATTTTGAAATTAGAAGATTTAAAACGTGGTATGGAGCTGGAAGGAACGGTTCGTAACGTTGTTGATTTTGGTGCTTTTGTTGATGTTGGTGTAAAGCAAGATGGTTTAGTGCATATTTCTAAACTAAGCACACAGTATGTGAAGCATCCGTTAGATATTGTATCTGTCGGACAAATTGTAAAGGTATGGGTAGATGATATTGATACGAAAAAAGGTCGTGTCGCATTATCCATGTTGCCGATTGAATAA
- the cmpA gene encoding cortex morphogenetic protein CmpA, with product MPTWLKKQMQRAYFEKNRYQIKLLNECWFYYSKIHQSS from the coding sequence ATGCCTACGTGGCTAAAAAAACAAATGCAACGCGCATATTTTGAAAAAAACCGGTATCAAATTAAATTACTAAATGAATGCTGGTTTTATTATAGCAAAATACATCAAAGCTCATAA
- a CDS encoding SprT family protein — MDEQEIQRLVEEVSLQYFGMPFLHKAMFNSRLRTTGGRYLLNTHNIELNYQYYEMYGEEELVGIVKHELCHYHLHITGRGYKHRDRDFRELLKEVGAPRFCKRMMNGEKEKKVYMYECTECLLQYVRRRQINTKRYVCGKCKGKLILIKKIS, encoded by the coding sequence ATGGATGAGCAAGAAATACAGCGGCTAGTGGAAGAAGTATCGCTACAATACTTCGGAATGCCGTTTTTACATAAGGCAATGTTTAATAGTAGGTTGCGTACAACTGGTGGACGTTATCTATTGAATACGCACAATATTGAACTGAATTATCAATATTACGAAATGTATGGGGAAGAAGAATTAGTCGGGATTGTTAAACATGAACTTTGTCATTATCACTTACATATTACAGGAAGAGGGTATAAGCACCGAGATAGGGATTTTCGTGAACTGTTAAAAGAAGTTGGTGCACCCCGTTTTTGTAAACGAATGATGAATGGAGAGAAAGAAAAAAAGGTTTATATGTATGAATGTACGGAGTGTTTGCTTCAATATGTAAGAAGACGTCAAATTAATACAAAAAGATATGTCTGCGGAAAGTGTAAAGGGAAACTAATTCTGATAAAGAAAATATCTTGA
- the tsaE gene encoding tRNA (adenosine(37)-N6)-threonylcarbamoyltransferase complex ATPase subunit type 1 TsaE, with the protein MSKYEITTKSSEETQRLSEKLGELARAQDVIILEGDLGAGKTTFTKGLAKGLGVKRVVNSPTFNIIKEYKGRLPLYHMDVYRLAESEEDLGFDEYFYGGGITVVEWAHLIEAYLPNEKLQISLFHAGDDTRKIVLEPIGDRYIRLCEELLQDESTSN; encoded by the coding sequence GTGAGTAAATATGAAATAACAACAAAATCTTCTGAGGAAACACAAAGATTATCAGAAAAACTAGGTGAACTTGCCCGGGCACAAGATGTAATTATTTTAGAAGGGGATCTGGGGGCTGGTAAGACGACTTTTACAAAAGGACTAGCAAAAGGTCTTGGAGTGAAAAGAGTTGTAAATAGTCCTACCTTTAATATCATTAAAGAATATAAGGGGAGATTACCGCTATATCATATGGACGTGTATCGCTTAGCAGAAAGTGAAGAAGACTTAGGTTTTGATGAGTATTTTTACGGTGGAGGAATTACGGTAGTAGAATGGGCTCATTTAATAGAAGCATATTTACCAAATGAAAAGTTACAAATTAGTTTATTCCATGCTGGAGATGACACAAGAAAAATTGTGCTCGAGCCAATTGGAGACCGATATATTAGATTATGTGAGGAGCTATTACAAGATGAAAGTACTAGCAATTGA
- the tsaB gene encoding tRNA (adenosine(37)-N6)-threonylcarbamoyltransferase complex dimerization subunit type 1 TsaB, whose product MKVLAIDTSNYVMGVSLIEEGNVIGEIITNLTKNHSVRLMPAVEQLLKECGVKPKELTKIVVAAGPGSYTGVRIGVTAAKTLAWSLQIPIVGVSSLEVVAANGANFNGLICPLFDGRRGQIYTGLYTYEGENLTSIEEDRIILIVDWLQMLKDKGKPVLFIGNDVKLHKETIIEHLGNQAVFAPFTKNNPRPSELAFLGLQKEEQDVHSFVPSYLRLAEAETKWLESQNK is encoded by the coding sequence ATGAAAGTACTAGCAATTGATACTTCAAATTACGTAATGGGCGTATCCCTTATTGAGGAAGGAAATGTAATTGGGGAAATCATTACGAATTTAACAAAAAACCATTCTGTACGTCTTATGCCAGCTGTAGAACAACTGTTAAAAGAGTGCGGTGTAAAGCCGAAAGAATTAACTAAAATTGTTGTAGCAGCTGGACCAGGATCGTATACAGGTGTTCGCATAGGCGTGACAGCTGCAAAAACATTAGCTTGGTCACTTCAAATACCAATTGTAGGTGTATCAAGTTTAGAAGTAGTAGCTGCAAATGGTGCTAATTTTAATGGCCTAATCTGTCCTTTATTCGACGGAAGACGTGGACAGATTTATACTGGCTTATATACATATGAAGGAGAGAATTTAACTTCTATAGAAGAAGACCGAATCATCCTTATTGTAGACTGGTTGCAAATGTTAAAAGATAAAGGAAAGCCTGTTTTATTTATTGGTAACGATGTTAAATTGCACAAAGAAACAATTATTGAACATCTAGGCAATCAAGCTGTATTTGCTCCTTTCACTAAAAATAACCCAAGGCCAAGTGAATTAGCATTCTTAGGATTACAAAAAGAAGAACAAGATGTACACTCATTTGTTCCTAGTTATCTTCGTTTAGCTGAAGCTGAAACAAAGTGGTTAGAAAGTCAAAACAAGTAG
- the rimI gene encoding ribosomal protein S18-alanine N-acetyltransferase, which yields MDMIFRKMELDDIAQIVAIEEASFSTPWTADAFHRELMMNEHAHYVVLEKDGRVIGYCGLWIIIDESHITNIAILPEYRGQKLGDALLKEVISEAKALGVKTMTLEVRVSNEIAKQLYRKYGFQNGGIRKRYYADNQEDGLVMWVNI from the coding sequence ATGGATATGATATTTAGAAAGATGGAACTCGATGATATTGCTCAAATTGTAGCTATTGAAGAAGCATCTTTTTCAACTCCTTGGACTGCAGATGCCTTTCACCGTGAGTTAATGATGAATGAACATGCACATTATGTTGTGCTAGAAAAAGATGGGCGTGTAATTGGGTATTGTGGATTGTGGATAATTATTGATGAATCACATATAACAAATATAGCTATTTTACCAGAATACAGAGGTCAGAAGCTAGGAGATGCTTTATTGAAAGAAGTTATTTCCGAAGCGAAAGCTCTAGGAGTAAAAACGATGACACTTGAAGTACGTGTATCAAATGAAATAGCAAAACAGTTATACAGAAAATACGGATTTCAAAATGGTGGAATTCGTAAACGATACTATGCAGACAATCAGGAAGATGGTCTCGTAATGTGGGTGAATATATAA
- the tsaD gene encoding tRNA (adenosine(37)-N6)-threonylcarbamoyltransferase complex transferase subunit TsaD, giving the protein MEKNTIILGIETSCDETAVAVVKNGTEIIANVVASQIESHKRFGGVVPEIASRHHVEEITVVLEEALKEANITFDDIDAIAVTEGPGLVGALLIGVNAAKAVAFAHDIPLVGVHHIAGHIYANRLVKEVQFPLLSLVVSGGHTELVYMKEHGSFEVIGETRDDAAGEAYDKVARTLSMPYPGGPHIDRLAHEGEPTIDLPRAWLEPDSYDFSFSGLKSAVINTVHNAKQRGIEIAPEDLAASFQESVIDVLVTKASRAAEAYNVKQLLLAGGVAANKGLRTRLEAEFAPKENIELIIPPLSLCTDNAAMIAAAGTIAYEQGKRATLALNANPGLDIEA; this is encoded by the coding sequence ATGGAAAAAAATACGATTATACTTGGTATTGAAACAAGTTGTGATGAAACAGCAGTAGCAGTTGTTAAAAATGGAACGGAAATTATTGCGAATGTTGTTGCATCACAAATTGAAAGTCATAAACGTTTTGGCGGAGTTGTACCAGAGATTGCATCCCGTCATCATGTAGAAGAAATTACAGTTGTGTTAGAAGAAGCATTAAAAGAAGCAAATATCACATTTGATGATATTGATGCAATTGCTGTAACAGAAGGGCCTGGTTTGGTAGGAGCGCTTTTAATAGGGGTAAATGCAGCGAAAGCAGTAGCTTTTGCACATGATATTCCTCTAGTTGGTGTTCATCATATCGCTGGTCACATTTACGCAAACCGTTTAGTAAAAGAAGTTCAGTTCCCACTACTATCACTTGTTGTATCTGGTGGACATACAGAGCTTGTGTATATGAAAGAGCATGGTTCATTTGAAGTAATTGGTGAAACAAGAGATGATGCAGCTGGAGAGGCATATGATAAAGTAGCTCGTACGTTATCCATGCCATATCCAGGGGGGCCTCATATTGATCGCCTTGCACACGAAGGAGAACCAACAATCGATTTGCCTCGTGCATGGCTAGAACCGGATTCGTATGATTTCAGCTTTAGTGGATTGAAATCAGCAGTTATCAACACTGTGCATAACGCAAAACAACGAGGAATCGAAATTGCACCGGAAGATTTAGCAGCAAGTTTCCAAGAGAGTGTAATAGATGTGCTGGTAACGAAAGCATCTCGTGCAGCAGAAGCGTATAACGTAAAACAACTGCTTCTCGCTGGTGGAGTTGCTGCGAATAAAGGACTTCGCACACGTTTGGAGGCAGAATTTGCGCCAAAAGAAAATATTGAGCTAATTATTCCTCCGCTATCTTTATGCACAGATAATGCAGCGATGATTGCAGCGGCAGGTACGATTGCATATGAACAAGGAAAACGTGCTACATTAGCTTTAAATGCAAATCCAGGATTAGATATTGAAGCATAG